ATTTAGCATCTGAATACAATAAATCTGAAGTAATTTCTATTTTATTAAATAATGGAGCTGATATAGAAAGGGAAGTTCCTGGAGGTTTAACCTCTCTTCACATTGCAGCGTTATCCGATGCTGCTCAAGCGGTTAGTAAGTTAATAGATTTAAAGGCTAAGGTTAATAAGCAAGATGATCATGGTTACTCTGCTCTTCATATGGCTGCAGAAAATGGAAACTTAAGCATTGTGCAGTTGTTATTAGGCCATAATGCTGATGTTACTTTGTTAAATCAAGATGAAATGACACCACTATGCGTGGCTGTTTATCATAAAAATGCAGAGGTGGCATCACTACTTTATGATGTTGATGATAGTGAAGTTAGTGATCAATGCTTGGATAAGATGCCTAAAGATGATGAAGGCGTAATAAATGAGATTATAATTTCTTTAATGGGGGATAATAGCACAGAGTTAGGAATCACTCTCCAAGTTTTCTAAAGAATCGTAACGCGGACTCCTTCCACTTTCCAATACCTAAAACTTGTTTTATTTTTTTAGCAATAAATTCTTTGGTGTCTATGTAATTAGGTGATTCATCTGATAGCCAAAACATTAGGCTAGTACTATAGACATATTCAAGAATAGCTCGTTTGGTATAATGATTGTAATCTGTAGAATTATCTCCGGCAAGATACCACATTCTGCTACAGCTTTGCCATATGAACTTCTGAGACTGACAAATATTTATGGGT
The genomic region above belongs to Rickettsiales bacterium and contains:
- a CDS encoding ankyrin repeat domain-containing protein, with the translated sequence MSWTSLHKAVMLGNIEEIAKYLQDNKEIIHQIDEYSRTPLHLASEYNKSEVISILLNNGADIEREVPGGLTSLHIAALSDAAQAVSKLIDLKAKVNKQDDHGYSALHMAAENGNLSIVQLLLGHNADVTLLNQDEMTPLCVAVYHKNAEVASLLYDVDDSEVSDQCLDKMPKDDEGVINEIIISLMGDNSTELGITLQVF